The genomic stretch TGAAACTCGGTGACTGCGCCAGCGCAAACAGGCTGAACACTCGCCAGTTCTGCTCGCGTCGGAAATACCCTTTGACGAACTCGCCCTTGGAGCCTTGCCGTTTACGGATCGAGACGGGTTCGAAGCTGTCTTGCTCGAAGTGCTGCAAGCCGAAGACCTCATCGACCAGCACACCGGCAAAAACGTCCTGATGCTCCACTACCAATACCCGCCGCTGCTTGCGCATGGGTGACAGCTCATGGCCGAAGAATCCGCACAGGTCCATGATCGGCAACAACCGCCCGCGCAGATTGGCCACACCCTTGACCCACGGCTTTACCCCCGGCAGTTGGGTGAAACGCGGTTCGGGCAGCACTTCGCTGACTTCGCCCATCGGCGCGACGTACCAGTGCTCGCCGAGGCGAAAGCCGATGCCGCTCCAGCGATCCTGGCGCGCCGGTTGCGACGGCAGGTCCGCCGCCAGCAGGCGACAGCGCTGGTCGATCTGCCACAACAGTTCGAACGCGGTCAGCGACTCGCTCATGGCGGCGCGATCAACCGGCCAGCACGTTGTTCAGGGTCTTGATCAGCGTGTCTTCATCGACCGGTTTGGTCAGGTAATCCTTGGCGCCCTGGCGAGTGCCCCAGACCTTGTCGGTTTCCTGATCC from Pseudomonas allokribbensis encodes the following:
- a CDS encoding chemotaxis protein CheW, whose amino-acid sequence is MSESLTAFELLWQIDQRCRLLAADLPSQPARQDRWSGIGFRLGEHWYVAPMGEVSEVLPEPRFTQLPGVKPWVKGVANLRGRLLPIMDLCGFFGHELSPMRKQRRVLVVEHQDVFAGVLVDEVFGLQHFEQDSFEPVSIRKRQGSKGEFVKGYFRREQNWRVFSLFALAQSPSFMHVAV